A segment of the Salvelinus namaycush isolate Seneca chromosome 3, SaNama_1.0, whole genome shotgun sequence genome:
TATAaccccccctgccccccccccccccctctctcttttattttcctcctctcctgtcgTCTATCTGTTCTCAGGTGCGGTGCGAGCTTCCAGCATCTTCCCCATCCTCAGTGTCATCCTGCTCTTCATGGGAGGCCTGTGTATAGCTGCCAGCGAGTTCTACAAGTCACGCCACAACATCATCCTCAGCGCAGGGATCTTCTTTGTGTCTGCAGGTGAgtctagagaggaagagagagagaggaagagatagagaggaagaaagaggggaagaaagaggggaagagagagaggaagagaaagaggaagagagagaggaagagagagagaggagaagagaggggaagagagagaggaaggggtgtGTATCTAGGgcaggtagaggaagagaggaaggaagactgggaaaaagaaagagagaaacagttactatggTGGAGAGGGATATTAGGTGTTAAATTAGGGAGACTAGCTTAAAATTAGTTGGTTTCATTGATACAAAGTGTACACAAATGCAAATGTTTTCAGTCACTACTTTTTAGTCACTAACATGCAATGTTATTATGGTTCACTTACATAGAACAGTTGTACAGATGGATGTAAGTCCAGCAAAGAAGAGACTGTTGACTAATCCAGCTAAGGTGCAGTGCAcaagcagtctctctctctctgctggtcaTCCCCAGTACTGCTCTCAGCCTCCACTCAGCAGCAGCCACAAGTCACGCACTCCATTCTTCCCTCTTTATTCACGTATTTTCTCCTGATCTGGGTGCTGGGCTAGAAGCTACCCATTGGGATTCAACTCTAAAAATATGGTGTCCCTGACATACTTTCCCAATGATCCATCATCCCAGCTCTACTGTGtcacacacttctctctctccgtgACTAAACGCTACAGTCAAAGTAgatgtatatacactgagtaacAAAACATTAGACCTCaacatcagaacagcctcaatttgatggggcatggactttacaagaTGTCGAAAGTGTCCTACAGGaattctggcccatgttgactccagtgagtcccacagttctgtcaagttggctggatgtcccttgggtggtggaccattcttgatacacacaggaaactgttgagtgtgaaaaacccagcaacgttgtaGCTCTTgaaacactcaaaccggtgcgcctggcacctactcccgtaccccattcaaaggcacttcaatattttgtcttgcccgttgaccctctgaatggcacacatacacaatccatgtctcaactgtctcaaggcttaaaaatacttctttaaaCTGACTCctctccatctacactgattgaagtggatttaacaagtgacatcaataagggatcatatctttcacctggattcacctggtcagtctatgtcatggacaggtgttcctaatgttttgtatatgaGTATATGATTATTATCCCTATCATAGGTTGTGATCCCTATGTGAATCAGATGTATGATCATGTTATGTGCTGTCCCAACTGATCTGACTCAGGATCTCAGTCTTTGTTCTTAAACACTATAAGGGCAGAGGCTCTGGCTTGGGTCATATTTCTGGGTTGTATTCAGTCATATTTTTGACAGTGAgaagtacagtatgtatgtacatTATACTTTGGTGAGTCCGTGGTACTTGTCTGAAAAGGTTTGTCTTGGTAATGGCGTATTCACTGTGGTGGATAGATGCACTCAGTTGTAGAACAGGTTCATGGAGGACTACTGCATATGTGGTATGCCTAGAAAAGGTAAATGTCCTGTCTTAACTGATTGCATAATTCCTCTGTTCTCTCATCTCGCCCCTCCAACTCCCCAAccctccacccccctccctcAGGCCTGAGTAACATCATCGGCATCATCGTCTACATATCAGCCAACGCGGGCGACCCGTCCAAGTCGGACTCGAAGAAGAACAGTTATTCTTATGGCTGGTCCTTCTACTTCGGCGCCCTCTCCTTCATCATGGCCGAGATGGTGGGCGTGCTCGCAGTGCACATGTTCATCGACCGCCACCGGCAGCTCCGGGCAGGGGCCAGGGCTGCCGGCTACCTCCAGGCCTCGGCCATCACACGCATCCCATCCTACCGTTACCGCTACCGGCGCCGCTCGCGCTCCTCCTCCCGGTCCACAGACCCCTCGCACTCCCGCGACACCTCGCCTGTGGGCCTCAAGGGCTTCAGCGCGCTGCCCTCTACAGAGATCTCCATGTACACGCTGCCCTCTACAGAGATCTCCATGTACACGCTGCCCCGGGACACCCTGAAGGCCGGGGGCACGCCGACCGCCACCTACAACTCGGAGAGGGACCATACTTTCCTGCAGGTCCACAACTGTATTCAGAAGGATAAAGACTCGGCCAACACCAACACAGCCAACCGCCGCACCACGCCCGTATGAGGGAGCCCTGAGAGCAGAGCCCAGGGGAGCAGAGACAGGGAGGCCCCCACCCAGGTCTCTAATATACCATAGGCCAGGATGAGTTTCCATGTTTATAGAGATTGATGATTTTATTTCATTCAACTGTATGATTTTCCCATCTACCATTGTTGAGAGAGTCTAAAGAGGTTTGTTGACTTCCTTTGGAGTAAATGGTAGTACTGGGAGAATGGGGCAGATTGTCCTTAGAGACTGAGTCATTTTTATGGGTGGGGATGGGTGATGAGGGTGGGACACTGAAAGGGAGGGTTATGATTTAAATTTGATTCATGATTTCATAACCTTTTGGTTTCGACAGTTTGACTCCACAGTTTTGGTGGTGCAACAAGCTGCTGTACTTTCCCATCATACCACCTGCCATATGCCTCTGATTTGTTGtcatatttattcatttatttattttctgcaTTAAAACTGTGAATTTTTGCAGCTTGGGATTCAGTAAGAATTACCCCAGTCTGTAAACTCTAACAAAGGTACTATATGTGTATAACTTTTATAAATAAATTATTAAGTTAATAATCAAGAGATACAGACTTTACtgaagcaaaaaaataaacatgtaaCCTAAACTAAGTGCTGTTGGTAACACGAGAAAAGACTCTTTTAGGATCTGCTGGAAGGAtgacagagccagagagaaagTACTGTAGGTACACTACACGACAGAGCTGCTGAAACATGACGAGAGACAGACGCAGACAGTCAACAGTAGAAAAATAGAGATTATTTTAATAGAACCTTCTCGCCTTTTTCTGAGTCCCTGTTCGCTTTCTTTTTGGGGGGGGTCGTCATGGGAGTGTTGAACCCCTCAAGAGaaaccaccaacaacaacaatggGGTCAAAGTTCACACCAAGAAAAAAAGACTCCAAACACGACTTCTCGAAGAaaaaggaaggaggagagggggaggaaaagaaGAGGACgccaaatacaaaaataaatacttGCGTAAAAGGCAAGCAACAAGATAAATATGAAATAGTACAAGAGAAGCTAAGTGAATCAAATTTTCTGAAATTAAATGCATGCTATAAAATTACAGCAAATCTGCTCTTGAGAAACTTAAGTTTTAAAGGATAATGATAATTAGAAGGGGGAAAAAGTGATGACGCGAACGTTTAAACCAGTAATGTTTCATGAGTATTTTTTCtcttatgtttttttatttacttcATTTTATCTTATGCTTTTGTGAAA
Coding sequences within it:
- the LOC120044647 gene encoding voltage-dependent calcium channel gamma-2 subunit-like — protein: MGLFDRGVQMLLTTVGAFAAFSLMTIAVGTDYWLYSRGTCKSKSVSDNETSKKNEEVMTHSGLWRTCCLEGNFKGMCKQIDHFPEDTDYEADPSEYFLRAVRASSIFPILSVILLFMGGLCIAASEFYKSRHNIILSAGIFFVSAGLSNIIGIIVYISANAGDPSKSDSKKNSYSYGWSFYFGALSFIMAEMVGVLAVHMFIDRHRQLRAGARAAGYLQASAITRIPSYRYRYRRRSRSSSRSTDPSHSRDTSPVGLKGFSALPSTEISMYTLPSTEISMYTLPRDTLKAGGTPTATYNSERDHTFLQVHNCIQKDKDSANTNTANRRTTPV